In Thermobaculum terrenum ATCC BAA-798, the DNA window ATCTCGAAGAGTCCAGGCCCGATCGTCCTCGGGCAGATCATCTCCCGGTGACAACCTGGCTTCTATCACTTTGCCCACCGGCACATCATTAATCTCAATACCCATGGATCTATCTGAAGGCAAGGCGATCTTTCTAGAATCGTACAAGTCACCGTCGACGAGTATACTTACGTCGACGGTTCTCTGTGGCCCATAGTTAGCGATCGAGATCCATAACTGTACTCCGCTACTGCTATGTCTTGTGGCCATAGCTACTATGCCAGAGTTGCTACCATCACCGGCCACACGTTCTATGCGCACGGGGTAGGGCATATCGGGAAGCGATTGCGCATTATAGGCACCATCGGTAAAAAGAACTATAGTGGGATTCCTCATCCTGCTGGCGATGGACTTGGCCAGCAGGAAAGCATCACCGAGGTTGTTCTCACCATAAGCCAGGCTGGTATTTCGAGCTGCACGAATTATCTCCCCTGTATCAGTCGTAGGCCCTACAACCACTGAAGGTTGGGGGCCAGCGGTGACAAGGGCAGCGGAACTACCCTCTGGCAAGCTTTTGGCCAGAGCCTCTATCCTGCTGATTGCAGCCTGTAGTCGATGGGGATTTACGTCTCTGGCAGCCATGCTGGTCGAGGTATCCAGGATCAACACGACATCACCATTGATATAGGCGTTGGTCTTCCACATAGGCCTGGCCATGGCTAACACCAACAATGTCAGGATCAACAGCTGGAGAAGCAGAAAGATATTGCGCCTCAACTTCTGCCAGGGGGCATTGGCCTCTAGATCCTGAGATATGTTCCTCCACAGGAAGTTACTCGAGACCACGACCCTATCAGGACGCGGTCGTAGCAAGTACATGACCGCCAGAGGCAGGGACAGCAGCAGTAGCGCCAGAGCCAAAGGAGTAGCAAAAGCCATGAGCCTTACTCCAGAACCTTCAGCCTGCGCAGATCGTCAAAGAGTATCTGCTCGATATCCTGATCGCTAATCACTTGAAGATATGTTATCCCAACTGCCTTGCAGGTATCCCTGATACCGTTCAGCCAGGATTGCAGTTCCAGTGCATAGCGCTCCAAGGCATCGTTATCCGCTCGTATCGAGATCGCCTCTCCGGTCTCGGAATCTATGAGTTCGAATTGCCCATCAGCTATCTGTGGCTCAATCTCATCCCGTGAAAGGACATGCAGAAGGACGACTTCAGAGCCTCTGCCACGGAGCCTGCGCAGGCCCCTGTGTACGTCCCCAGCCTCCATGAGATCACTAATCACTACCAGCAGCTCGGTCCTCCTTAAGCCAGAGGCCAACCTCGTCAACAATCTTTCGAGGTTCACCTTGCCTGAAGGCCGGCAGCTAGCGATCATACTTAGCAGCTCCCTGAATCCTGCCCTCCCCCGAAGCCTGCGGGATGAGGTATAACCTTGAGGGCTAGGCTCTACCACTACCAGGTTGTCCAGGTCGTTGAGGGCTAAGTATCCAATTGCGGCGGCGAGACCAGCAGCCATAGAGATCTTTGATGGTGTACCAAAGCCCATGGAGTTGCTTGTATCCAGCACCAACCGGACGGTCCTGTCTTCCTCCTCTTCCATCAGCTTGACATACAGGCGATCGCTACGGGCGTACAGATTCCAGTCCACCCTCCTGAGGTCATCCCCGGGCGAATAATCTCTGTAATCGGCAAACTCTATGCTCTGTCCCCATTTGGTGCTGCGACGCTCACCTCTCATCCTCCCGGAATACCTGCCCCGATGCATCAGGGAGACGGAGTCGAGCTTTCGCACCAGATCGGGGGTCATAACCGACGTTATGTCTGTCAGGTCGAAGGATACGTTAGCCATGCTGTTAGATCCTGGTAAGCGAAGCCACTAGCGACTCTACTATGTCGCGAACGATACTCTCCGTAGAAATGTTCTCAGACTCGCCTTCATAGTTGAGTATTATCCTGTGGCGCAGGGCCCAGGCAGCGATCTCGTTTATATCCTCTACCGCCACGTTGTAACGCCCTTCAAGCAGAGCTTTCACCTTCGCACCCAGTACCAGTGCCTGGGCCCCCCTGGGACTCGACCCAAACCTGACGTATCTCTTCACACTCGCGGGCGCTGCAGGGTTATCGGGATGAGTCCTAAGGACAAGCTCAGAAACGTAAGACAAAACATGAGGCGCAACTGGTACATCCAGAGAAAGCATCCTCATCTGATTGATAGTATCGGCATCTGCTACTTTCTCTACCAAAATAGTGGCTGGTGTGGTGGTCGTCTCCAGGATGCGCACCAACTCTTCAGGAGATGGGCTGGGGACAAGCAGCTTGAACATGAAGCGATCTAGCTGCGCCTCAGGGAGTGGGTAAGTACCCTCAAGATCGATAGGGTTTTGAGTAGCCAACACAAAGAAGGGCTTCGGCAGAGCGTGAGTATCGTTGCCCACGGTAACTGCGTGCTCCTGCATAGCCTCCAGCAGGGCGGACTGCGTCTTTGGGGTAGCTCGGTTGATCTCGTCTGCGAGCACCAGGTTAGCGAAGATGGGGCCCTCCTGAAACCTGAAGCGACGGGCTCCGGAAGCATCCTCTTCCAACACATTGGTACCGGTGATATCGGAGGGCATCAGGTCGGGTGTGAACTGGATGCGGCTGAAGTGCAGATCAAGCACCTCGGCGAAGGTGCGCACAGTCATAGTTTTCCCCAACCCGGGTAGTCCTTCCAGGAGGGCATGACCTCCAGACAGGATACATATCAAGGTCCCTTCTACAAGCTCCCTCTGGCCGACTATCCTCTTGGAGACCTCACTAAGTATGCGTTGAGCTATATCTGTGAACTCATCTGGTGAAATGGAAAGTCTATTCGTCATTTATTCCCCTGCCCCTGAGATTTACTGTCCTCCCCCGATGGCGCTATCTGATCGAAGTACTCCCTCACGTAGTCCTTTAGCGAGACCGGTATATACTTTTCCTCCAGGTAGGAATAGGCTGCCTGACTATAGTCAGCGTAAGCCTCGGAGTAACTCCTGCTTGCCTGGTTTCTGGCTCCCTGTCCCACGCTTGTGCCCTCCTGGTTTCCAGAGGAGCTCGACCCCACCCTCACAAGTTTCTTCCCCTTGCTATCTATTCTGGATGGGGCATAAACGGGCATGTCCTTAGGCAAGGGGGTAGTGCCCCTATTGGCTCCGCCAGCTATTCCACCCTGACCGCTCTTATTACCCTGACCGACACCAGTCCTGGCTCCCCCTCCGGTCCCACCAGTGGTGCTCGAGCCAGATAATCCTTGTCCAGACCCCTGATTGCTGTT includes these proteins:
- a CDS encoding vWA domain-containing protein, with amino-acid sequence MAFATPLALALLLLSLPLAVMYLLRPRPDRVVVSSNFLWRNISQDLEANAPWQKLRRNIFLLLQLLILTLLVLAMARPMWKTNAYINGDVVLILDTSTSMAARDVNPHRLQAAISRIEALAKSLPEGSSAALVTAGPQPSVVVGPTTDTGEIIRAARNTSLAYGENNLGDAFLLAKSIASRMRNPTIVLFTDGAYNAQSLPDMPYPVRIERVAGDGSNSGIVAMATRHSSSGVQLWISIANYGPQRTVDVSILVDGDLYDSRKIALPSDRSMGIEINDVPVGKVIEARLSPGDDLPEDDRAWTLRDPLPPMKVLLYGRESPFLQRALSLYPNVDLYKSSSKEVPAGYDLYVFNGSLPDKLPLTGNLVLMGTPGKELFGVAGQLDSLQITAQEDHPLLRYVDLTTVSIASARRMLLPDWMTPLAYSGDVPVMAVGDNAGRRVLALAFSPEDSDMPLQVSFPILVSNILDYMRPANLSNLNQSLPQGAVVPLGQDERSVRAPDGELYPVSTGVFADTYQPGVYEVLDKEGNVLRRFVVNAGSRVESNIGANASLEPIGDSAATSEQRVSANTRVRWRPLAFIALAVLFLEWALYVSRHMPRRRRIA
- a CDS encoding DUF58 domain-containing protein codes for the protein MANVSFDLTDITSVMTPDLVRKLDSVSLMHRGRYSGRMRGERRSTKWGQSIEFADYRDYSPGDDLRRVDWNLYARSDRLYVKLMEEEEDRTVRLVLDTSNSMGFGTPSKISMAAGLAAAIGYLALNDLDNLVVVEPSPQGYTSSRRLRGRAGFRELLSMIASCRPSGKVNLERLLTRLASGLRRTELLVVISDLMEAGDVHRGLRRLRGRGSEVVLLHVLSRDEIEPQIADGQFELIDSETGEAISIRADNDALERYALELQSWLNGIRDTCKAVGITYLQVISDQDIEQILFDDLRRLKVLE
- a CDS encoding AAA family ATPase, whose product is MTNRLSISPDEFTDIAQRILSEVSKRIVGQRELVEGTLICILSGGHALLEGLPGLGKTMTVRTFAEVLDLHFSRIQFTPDLMPSDITGTNVLEEDASGARRFRFQEGPIFANLVLADEINRATPKTQSALLEAMQEHAVTVGNDTHALPKPFFVLATQNPIDLEGTYPLPEAQLDRFMFKLLVPSPSPEELVRILETTTTPATILVEKVADADTINQMRMLSLDVPVAPHVLSYVSELVLRTHPDNPAAPASVKRYVRFGSSPRGAQALVLGAKVKALLEGRYNVAVEDINEIAAWALRHRIILNYEGESENISTESIVRDIVESLVASLTRI